One segment of Triticum aestivum cultivar Chinese Spring chromosome 2A, IWGSC CS RefSeq v2.1, whole genome shotgun sequence DNA contains the following:
- the LOC123188110 gene encoding geranylgeranyl pyrophosphate synthase, chloroplastic has protein sequence MAAFHPLVASRVRLATPLLPAAAPAAAAAGVSFHRRRFSAIVAAATAPAATGFDFNSYMGERAVAVNSALDAAVPAGEPPAALHDAMRYALLAGGKRVRPALCLAACVVSGGREAWAMAPAAAVEMVHTMSLVHDDLPCMDDDDLRRGKATCHVVYGEPIAVLAGDALLALAFEHMASVDSYPPDVDPAKHTARVVRAIGELARCIGSEGLVAGQVVDLEMTGSTETVPLDRLEYIHLHKTAALLEASVVIGAIIGGGSEEQIERLRKYARSIGLLFQVVDDILDVTKSSEELGKTAGKDLASDKTTYPKLLGLEKSREFAEKLLSDAKEQLADFDEEKAAPLLYLANYIAYRQN, from the exons ATGGCAGCGTTCCACCCCCTGGTCGCCTCGCGCGTCCGCCTCGCCACcccgctcctccccgccgccgcgcccgccgccgccgcggccggggTCTCCTTCCACCGCCGCCGCTTCTCCGCCATCGTCGCCGCGGCGACCGCCCCCGCGGCCACCGGGTTCGACTTCAACTCCTACATGGGGGAGCGGGCGGTGGCCGTGAACAGCGCCCTGGACGCCGCCGTCCCGGCCGGCGAGCCCCCCGCGGCGCTCCACGACGCGATGCGCTACGCGCTGCTGGCCGGGGGCAAGCGCGTGCGCCCGGCCCTCTGCCTGGCCGCCTGCGTCGTGTCCGGCGGCCGCGAGGCCTGGGCGATGGCCCCCGCCGCCGCGGTCGAGATGGTGCACACCATGTCGCTCGTGCACGACGACCTCCCCTGCATGGACGACGACGACCTCCGCCGCGGCAAGGCCACCTGCCACGTCGTGTACGGCGAGCCCATCGCCGTGCTCGCCGGCGACGCCCTGCTCGCGCTCGCCTTCGAGCACATGGCCAGCGTCGACTCCTACCCCCCGGACGTCGACCCCGCCAAGCACACCGCCCGCGTCGTCCGCGCCATTGGTGAGCTCGCGCGCTGCATCGGATCAGAGGGCCTCGTCGCCGGCCAG GTTGTTGATCTGGAGATGACTGGCTCAACCGAGACTGTACCACTTGACCGCCTTGAGTACATCCATCTGCACAAGACTGCTGCCTTGCTTGAGGCCTCAGTGGTTATTGGAGCAATCATCGGGGGTGGCTCGGAAGAGCAGATTGAGCGGTTGCGCAAGTACGCGAGATCAATTGGGTTGCTGTTCCAGGTGGTTGATGACATTCTTGATGTGACCAAGTCATCAGAGGAGCTAGGGAAGACAGCTGGGAAGGACTTGGCGAGTGACAAGACGACATACCCAAAGTTACTAGGGTTGGAGAAGTCACGGGAATTTGCGGAGAAGTTGCTTTCTGATGCAAAGGAGCAACTTGCTGATTTTGATGAAGAGAAGGCAGCACCGCTATTGTACTTGGCCAATTATATTGCCTATCGGCAGAACTAA